From one Bos indicus isolate NIAB-ARS_2022 breed Sahiwal x Tharparkar chromosome 16, NIAB-ARS_B.indTharparkar_mat_pri_1.0, whole genome shotgun sequence genomic stretch:
- the RGS21 gene encoding regulator of G-protein signaling 21: MASQETLCSQDLVDQGRKENQLPVIEEKITEEKDHNAMVKGRCCFHRSPTTETVAWSENMDTLLTNQAGLDAFRTFLKSEFSEENVEFWLACEDFKKTESAEKIASKARMIYSEFIEADAPKEINIDFSTRDLISKNIAEPTLKCFDEAQKLIYSLMANDSFPRFLKSEIYKKLVNSKEIGNHKKWLPFL; encoded by the exons ATGGCTTCACAGGAAACCTTGTGTTCCCAAGATTTAGTAgatcaagggagaaaggaaaatcaGTTGCCTGTCATtgaggaaaaa attacagaagaaaaagatcaCAATGCTATGGTCAAGGGTAGATGTTGTTTCCACAGGTCACCAACTACAGAAACAGTGGCGTGGTCTGAAAATATGGACACACTTTTAACCAATCAAG CTGGTCTAGATGCTTTTCGAACATTCCTAAAATCAGAGTTTAGTGAAGAAAATGTTGAGTTCTGGCTTGCCTGTGAAgactttaagaaaacagaaagtgcAGAAAAAATTGCTTCCAAAGCCAGGATGATTTATTCTGAATTCATTGAAGCTGATGCCCCCAAAGAG ATTAACATTGACTTCAGTACCAGGGACCTCATCTCAAAGAATATTGCAGAACCAACTCTCAAATGTTTTGATGAAGCTCAGAAGTTAATCTATAGTCTGATGGCCAATGATTCTTTTCCTCGATTTCTAAAGTCAGAGATTTATAAGAAACTGGTAAATAGCAAAGAGATTGGAAATCATAAAAAATGGCTCCCTTTCTTGTAA